Genomic window (Flavobacterium oreochromis):
ATCTATAACTGATTATACTTCTGATAAAGAGTCAATTACTAGCATTAAAGATCTTGCTAAAGAAAATTATATTGTAAACTGCTCAGTAGTTTATAGGAATGGTTTAATTAATGAATTACCCAATTATTTTATTTCTTCTCCTATTGGTGATTATTTCTTACATTTGCTAAATGCAAGAAAAGGCGATATTTTCTATATAAAAGAAAAAATGGCTAATTATAGAATACATGACAGTTCTTACTGGTCTACAAAGAATTCTTTAGAACGTGCAGAAATTTTAAATAGGTTCATTACAAATATCAAACCTCATTTTAATCAAGAAATTCAAGATATACTACAAATACAATTAGAAAAATTACCTAGAAGAAAAACTACTTTTTTTAAAAAAATATCAAATTTTTTATCAAGAAAATAGAATATGCACAATAAAAAAACCATCCTAATGATTTGCTCATGGTTAGACTTTAAGAAAAATATTGGTGTATTTTTCTGGGAGCAAGCATATGCCCTTAGTGATGATTATATTTTTATTTTATGCTTTTTCAACAAAAAAAAATACAAATTAAAAGATATTTTTAAGTATAAAAAAACTGAAATTAAAAATCAAAAGATATATAATTTCATTGATTGCTATAGTGTTGAATATAATAATTTTTTATTTTTACCTAATTTTTTTAATTCTTTTTACTAAAAAGAAGCATAAAAAAATTTAAAAAAAAATTAAAAAATGAGGCAAAGCATATTGATTTAATACATGCTCAA
Coding sequences:
- a CDS encoding glycosyltransferase yields the protein MMKVSVSMITYNHENYIAQAIEAVLMQKTNFEVELVISNDNSTDNTHEIIKDVIATNNTNIKIKYFNNLENKGMMPNFIHNLEHCDGNYIALCDGDDYWTDPLKLQKQIDLLESNLNIAICYHQVNSDYNGSITDYTSDKESITSIKDLAKENYIVNCSVVYRNGLINELPNYFISSPIGDYFLHLLNARKGDIFYIKEKMANYRIHDSSYWSTKNSLERAEILNRFITNIKPHFNQEIQDILQIQLEKLPRRKTTFFKKISNFLSRK